One window of Novosphingobium sp. P6W genomic DNA carries:
- a CDS encoding SDR family oxidoreductase, translated as MGKTIVITGAGAGLGKALAHRFASEGETVILLGRTLSKVQSVADAIGGNAMAVECDVASPDSVRAAFAAIAQKHPRIDVLVNNAGIYEPFTVAEATDHQIDSILATNLKGPIYCCRSAIPMMEKGGQIINVGSESVAVPFVMLSLYQSSKAGLEQFSQQLEAELEESGIRVTLVRAGPMYDEGKDSPNWDRDAAMRFHMGCAKNGLDMRVRPVSHSASVTGVFRAVIDLPPDVIVSHVSVGARKA; from the coding sequence GTGGGCAAGACGATCGTTATCACCGGCGCCGGAGCCGGTCTCGGCAAGGCACTGGCGCACCGCTTCGCAAGCGAGGGCGAGACTGTGATCCTGCTGGGGCGCACGCTGTCCAAGGTGCAGTCCGTGGCCGATGCGATCGGAGGTAACGCCATGGCCGTCGAGTGCGATGTTGCCAGCCCCGATTCCGTGCGCGCCGCTTTCGCCGCCATCGCGCAGAAGCACCCCAGGATCGACGTGCTGGTCAATAACGCCGGCATCTACGAGCCTTTCACGGTCGCCGAGGCCACTGACCACCAGATCGACAGCATCCTCGCAACCAACCTCAAGGGGCCGATCTACTGCTGCCGTTCGGCCATCCCGATGATGGAAAAGGGCGGCCAGATCATCAACGTGGGCAGCGAATCCGTCGCCGTGCCCTTCGTGATGCTCTCGCTCTACCAGTCCAGCAAGGCGGGGCTGGAACAGTTCAGCCAGCAGCTTGAAGCGGAGCTTGAGGAAAGCGGCATCCGCGTCACCCTCGTGCGCGCCGGGCCGATGTACGACGAGGGCAAAGACAGCCCTAACTGGGACCGCGATGCCGCCATGCGCTTTCACATGGGCTGCGCGAAGAACGGCCTCGACATGCGGGTGCGGCCTGTTTCGCATTCGGCTTCGGTGACCGGCGTATTCCGCGCGGTGATCGATCTGCCGCCGGACGTGATTGTCTCCCACGTCTCGGTCGGCGCCCGCAAGGCCTGA
- a CDS encoding MarR family winged helix-turn-helix transcriptional regulator → MERRVGTVLAQVARLMRRAFDERAREIGVTRPQWQVLSVLRRHEGIRQAGLAEILEVEPITAARMIDRMQEAGMVERRADRADRRAWNLHLTDRGSEMIERLQPLAIETSDTAMAGVSEADKAQLLTTLETILGNLTGKPAGGDPLDG, encoded by the coding sequence ATGGAACGCAGGGTTGGCACGGTCCTGGCACAAGTCGCGCGGCTCATGCGCCGCGCTTTCGACGAGCGTGCGAGGGAAATCGGGGTGACCCGGCCGCAGTGGCAGGTACTCAGCGTTCTGCGCCGCCATGAAGGCATCAGGCAGGCGGGCCTCGCTGAAATCCTCGAAGTCGAACCGATTACCGCCGCTCGCATGATCGACCGCATGCAGGAAGCGGGCATGGTGGAACGCCGCGCCGATCGGGCCGACCGCCGGGCCTGGAACCTTCACCTCACTGATCGCGGCAGCGAGATGATCGAGCGCCTGCAGCCGCTCGCGATAGAAACGTCCGACACGGCAATGGCGGGTGTCAGCGAAGCCGACAAGGCGCAGCTTCTAACCACTCTCGAAACGATCCTCGGCAACCTGACCGGCAAGCCTGCGGGCGGCGATCCGCTGGACGGCTGA
- a CDS encoding nuclear transport factor 2 family protein, which yields MTPGFADWLAICNLKAAYCRLLDSKDWDGWKALFTEDCVIDTRASGGTREQGRDAFVAVVRKALAGAQTAHQIHSPEITIDGDRAQVIWAMQDRVIKDDFALTGYGHYHEVCVRTPGGWKIAEQTLTRLIMEAEKPA from the coding sequence ATGACCCCCGGCTTTGCCGACTGGCTTGCCATCTGCAATCTGAAAGCGGCTTATTGCCGCCTGCTCGACAGCAAGGACTGGGATGGCTGGAAGGCCCTGTTCACCGAGGACTGCGTGATCGATACGCGCGCCAGCGGCGGCACCCGGGAACAGGGGCGCGATGCTTTCGTTGCGGTCGTGCGCAAGGCGCTGGCCGGCGCACAGACCGCGCACCAGATCCACTCGCCCGAGATCACCATTGATGGCGACCGCGCGCAGGTGATCTGGGCGATGCAGGACCGGGTCATCAAGGACGACTTCGCGCTGACGGGCTACGGCCACTATCACGAGGTCTGCGTCCGCACTCCCGGGGGCTGGAAAATTGCCGAGCAGACCCTGACGCGGCTCATCATGGAGGCTGAAAAGCCTGCGTGA
- a CDS encoding class I adenylate-forming enzyme family protein: MTGSIEVVDGLSIVHGIPLADEQGIGALTLGGYVREIAQRFGPSEAAVIHIGGKAQSWTYDELYARSMAVAKSLLALGTGKGTRVGVLMTNRLEFLSAAFGAALAGCVATPISTFFTPSELEVVLKASGVSVLLLERHVLRKDFAEMLAGLEPAVLSSAPGELASLKFPFLRYAAIIDGEEPHGMIEGLGAFLARGESVSEELVLAASDGVAPSDPGILLFSSGSTGKAKGILSAHRGVCLQLWRWPQWYVIDDAVPARTWSANGFFWSGNFASGLGGTLSRGGCLVLQRWFDAAEALDIMAKERANMALAWPHQWSQLEAAPNYRDVDLSSMVYVDAKMPIARQPTVSTTWREPAQAYGNTETFTLITVFPAGTAPEVAGSSHGVPTAGSTIKIIDPMTGATMPLGERGEIAVKGPTLMLGYLGIPLDQSLDGEGFLRTADGGYVDAEGRLFWEGRLNDIIKTGGANVSPLEIDEVIRAHPEVKVSQTVGVPDELLGELVVTCIVPVEGASPSPEAIRDFAKDKLASYKLPRRVLFVAESDLKTTGSAKIKTADLRKLAAERLAVNAPA; this comes from the coding sequence ATGACGGGTTCGATAGAGGTGGTGGACGGCCTGTCCATCGTTCACGGCATTCCCCTGGCGGACGAACAAGGCATCGGCGCGCTGACGCTGGGCGGCTACGTGCGCGAGATCGCGCAGCGTTTCGGCCCCAGCGAGGCGGCGGTGATCCACATCGGCGGCAAGGCCCAGAGCTGGACTTACGACGAACTCTACGCCCGCTCCATGGCAGTCGCGAAGTCGCTGCTGGCGCTTGGCACGGGGAAAGGCACCCGCGTTGGCGTGCTGATGACCAACCGGCTGGAGTTCCTTTCCGCCGCCTTCGGCGCGGCGCTTGCGGGCTGCGTGGCGACGCCGATCAGCACTTTCTTCACGCCGTCCGAACTGGAAGTCGTGCTCAAGGCTTCGGGCGTGTCGGTGCTGCTGCTCGAACGCCATGTGCTCAGGAAGGACTTCGCAGAGATGCTCGCAGGGCTTGAGCCGGCGGTGCTCTCCAGCGCTCCGGGAGAACTGGCCTCGCTCAAGTTCCCGTTCCTGCGCTATGCGGCGATCATCGACGGCGAGGAACCGCACGGCATGATCGAGGGGCTCGGCGCTTTCCTTGCACGCGGCGAAAGCGTTTCCGAGGAACTGGTGCTGGCGGCGAGCGACGGCGTGGCGCCCTCCGATCCGGGCATTCTGTTGTTCTCGTCAGGCTCTACAGGCAAGGCCAAGGGCATCCTCAGCGCGCACCGCGGCGTCTGTCTTCAGCTATGGCGCTGGCCGCAATGGTACGTCATCGACGACGCGGTTCCCGCGCGCACGTGGTCGGCCAACGGGTTCTTCTGGTCGGGCAACTTCGCTTCCGGGTTGGGCGGCACTCTGTCGCGCGGAGGCTGCCTGGTGCTGCAACGCTGGTTCGATGCGGCAGAGGCGCTGGACATCATGGCGAAGGAGCGCGCCAACATGGCGCTGGCCTGGCCGCACCAGTGGTCGCAGCTCGAAGCCGCGCCGAATTACCGCGATGTCGACCTTTCATCGATGGTCTACGTCGACGCAAAGATGCCGATCGCGCGCCAACCAACGGTGTCCACCACATGGCGAGAACCGGCCCAGGCCTATGGCAATACCGAGACGTTCACGCTGATCACCGTATTCCCGGCGGGCACCGCGCCCGAAGTCGCAGGCAGCTCACACGGCGTTCCCACCGCCGGTTCCACGATCAAGATCATCGACCCGATGACCGGCGCCACCATGCCGCTGGGCGAACGCGGCGAGATCGCGGTGAAGGGGCCGACGCTGATGCTGGGCTACCTCGGGATTCCGCTCGACCAGTCGCTGGACGGCGAGGGCTTCCTGCGCACGGCTGACGGCGGCTATGTCGATGCAGAGGGCCGACTGTTCTGGGAAGGGCGCCTCAACGACATCATCAAGACCGGCGGCGCCAACGTATCGCCGCTGGAGATCGACGAGGTCATCCGCGCCCATCCCGAGGTCAAGGTCTCGCAGACCGTGGGCGTGCCCGATGAACTGCTGGGGGAACTGGTCGTCACCTGCATCGTGCCGGTCGAAGGCGCCAGTCCCAGCCCGGAGGCGATCCGCGATTTCGCCAAGGACAAGCTCGCCAGCTACAAGCTGCCGCGCCGTGTGCTGTTCGTGGCCGAAAGCGACCTCAAGACCACCGGCAGCGCCAAGATCAAGACCGCCGACTTGCGCAAGCTGGCGGCAGAGCGGCTCGCCGTCAACGCTCCGGCATGA
- a CDS encoding MDR family oxidoreductase, translating into MFSAIVIDKNDEGQTVTVQQLDESALPEGDVTIDVAFSTLNFKDGLAITGASPVVRKFPMVPGIDLVGTVTDSSHADWKAGDSVVLNGWGVGEGHWGGLAQKARLKGDWLVPLPAAFTPAQAMAIGTAGYTAALCVDALVDWGVTPDQGEVLVTGATGGVGSVAIAILKKLGYSVAALTGKAAEADYLKALGAETVIDRAELSAKGKPLQKERWAGVVDTAGSYTLANACAQTRYGGAVAACGLAQGFDLPATVMPFILRGVALLGIDSVMAPKAKRLKAWDRLAKDLDPAALDTIGQTIGLGEAVEAAAKFMSGEVKGRYIVDVNA; encoded by the coding sequence ATGTTTTCCGCAATCGTGATCGACAAGAACGACGAAGGCCAGACCGTTACCGTCCAGCAGCTTGACGAAAGCGCGCTGCCGGAGGGCGATGTCACCATCGACGTCGCTTTCTCGACTCTGAACTTCAAGGACGGCCTTGCCATCACCGGCGCCTCGCCGGTGGTGCGCAAGTTCCCCATGGTGCCCGGCATCGACTTGGTCGGCACCGTCACCGACAGCAGCCACGCCGACTGGAAGGCCGGCGACAGCGTTGTCCTCAACGGCTGGGGCGTGGGCGAGGGACACTGGGGCGGTCTTGCGCAGAAGGCCCGGCTCAAGGGAGACTGGCTGGTGCCGCTGCCCGCAGCTTTCACGCCCGCGCAGGCGATGGCGATCGGCACGGCGGGTTATACCGCCGCGCTGTGCGTCGATGCGCTGGTCGACTGGGGCGTGACGCCGGATCAGGGCGAAGTGCTGGTGACGGGCGCCACCGGAGGCGTCGGTTCGGTTGCGATCGCGATCCTGAAGAAGCTGGGCTATTCCGTTGCCGCGCTGACCGGCAAGGCCGCCGAGGCCGATTACCTCAAGGCGCTGGGCGCCGAGACGGTGATCGATCGCGCCGAGCTTTCCGCCAAGGGCAAGCCGCTGCAGAAGGAGCGCTGGGCCGGCGTCGTCGATACCGCCGGCAGCTATACCCTGGCCAATGCCTGCGCGCAGACCCGCTATGGCGGCGCCGTGGCGGCTTGCGGGCTGGCGCAGGGCTTCGATCTTCCCGCCACCGTCATGCCCTTTATCCTGCGCGGCGTGGCGCTGCTGGGCATAGACAGCGTGATGGCGCCCAAGGCCAAGCGCCTCAAGGCCTGGGACCGGCTGGCCAAGGACCTTGACCCTGCCGCGCTTGACACCATCGGCCAGACCATCGGCCTTGGCGAAGCGGTGGAAGCCGCCGCCAAGTTCATGTCGGGCGAGGTCAAGGGCCGCTACATCGTCGATGTGAACGCCTGA
- a CDS encoding TetR/AcrR family transcriptional regulator encodes MEARTRRRVRDPAATRETILDAACNLLAKDGLEGVSLSAVAHLAEVNRGTAYQHFETREKLIEATIEWVSDKMFRAVFGDPATLGERRVEEVDVSALTDRLTEFAMENPEIGRVWLQQVLASPDPSQDAFWREYCGSLRRFAATSLAEPGIDAEVMSVINLAGVFFWPVFARAHAADEGERSELTRRYTHEILRLSMYGTMSAKAFPDVAELLSKDFVKD; translated from the coding sequence ATGGAAGCCAGAACCAGGCGCAGGGTGAGAGACCCCGCCGCGACGCGCGAGACGATCCTCGATGCGGCCTGCAACCTGCTTGCCAAGGACGGTCTTGAAGGGGTCAGCCTCTCGGCCGTGGCGCATCTGGCAGAGGTCAACCGGGGCACTGCCTACCAGCACTTCGAAACGCGCGAGAAGTTGATCGAAGCCACTATCGAGTGGGTTTCGGACAAGATGTTCCGCGCGGTCTTCGGGGATCCGGCAACGCTGGGCGAGCGCCGCGTCGAGGAAGTCGACGTTTCCGCGCTCACCGACCGCCTGACCGAATTTGCGATGGAGAACCCGGAGATCGGCCGTGTCTGGTTGCAGCAGGTCCTGGCCTCGCCCGATCCTTCGCAGGATGCCTTCTGGCGCGAGTATTGCGGTTCGCTGCGCCGCTTCGCCGCGACCAGCCTTGCCGAGCCGGGCATCGATGCGGAGGTCATGTCGGTCATCAACCTGGCCGGTGTGTTCTTCTGGCCGGTATTCGCGCGCGCCCATGCGGCGGACGAGGGCGAGCGCAGCGAACTGACCCGGCGCTACACGCACGAAATCCTGCGCCTGTCGATGTACGGCACGATGAGCGCCAAGGCTTTCCCGGACGTGGCCGAGCTACTGAGCAAGGATTTCGTAAAGGACTGA
- a CDS encoding 3'(2'),5'-bisphosphate nucleotidase CysQ: MPYTDGDLAAKLADEAGKILLTVRASGLFGGKALGKAGDQTANQFLCHALREQRPDDGLLSEEEKDSAERLAKSRVWIVDPVDGTREYGEERTDWAVHVGMAVDGVPVLGAVALPGHDQVLRSDQPGEVPAAPETLRMVVSRTRPAREATGVAEAIGAELVPMGSAGAKAMAILRGEADIYLHSGGQYEWDSCAPAAVALGWGLHVSRIDGSPLVYNREDVYMPDLLICRKEHADMVLREVQAFL, translated from the coding sequence ATGCCCTACACTGACGGCGATCTCGCGGCGAAGCTGGCCGACGAGGCGGGCAAGATTCTCCTCACGGTCCGCGCCTCGGGCCTGTTCGGGGGCAAGGCGCTGGGCAAGGCGGGGGATCAGACGGCGAACCAGTTCCTCTGCCACGCCCTGCGTGAACAGCGCCCGGACGATGGCCTGCTCTCGGAAGAGGAAAAGGACAGCGCCGAGCGGCTCGCCAAGAGCCGGGTGTGGATCGTCGATCCGGTCGACGGCACCCGCGAATATGGCGAGGAGCGTACGGACTGGGCGGTTCATGTCGGCATGGCGGTTGACGGCGTCCCGGTTCTCGGCGCGGTGGCGCTGCCGGGGCACGATCAGGTGCTGCGTTCGGACCAGCCGGGCGAAGTGCCGGCCGCGCCCGAGACCCTGCGCATGGTGGTGAGCCGCACCCGTCCCGCGCGCGAGGCTACCGGTGTTGCCGAGGCGATCGGTGCCGAGCTGGTGCCGATGGGATCGGCCGGAGCCAAGGCCATGGCGATCCTGCGCGGGGAGGCGGACATCTACCTTCATTCGGGCGGGCAGTACGAATGGGACAGCTGCGCACCGGCAGCCGTGGCGCTGGGCTGGGGCCTCCATGTCTCGCGGATCGACGGGTCGCCGCTCGTCTACAACCGCGAGGACGTCTACATGCCAGACCTGCTGATCTGCCGGAAGGAACATGCCGACATGGTCCTCCGTGAAGTTCAGGCGTTTCTTTGA
- the cysN gene encoding sulfate adenylyltransferase subunit CysN translates to MSDIETKEAVYVTDALIAEDIDAYLVSHEHKTMLRFITCGSVDDGKSTLIGRMLYDSKMIFEDQLDALSADSKKVGTQGQEIDFALLVDGLAAEREQGITIDVAYRFFNTEKRKFIVADCPGHEQYTRNMVTGASTADLAVILIDARKGVLVQTRRHSYLCHLIGIRNIVLAVNKMDLVDYDEAVFDAIVKEYTEFAASIGIESFTAMPISGFKGDNITTLSENTPWYKGTTLVEHLETVEVLSSVDADKPFRLPVQWVNRPNLDFRGFSGLVATGAVKAGDKIRVLPSGKTSTITRVVTYDGDLEEAVAGQSVTVCFEDEIDCSRGSVISVADNPPQTADQFEATFVWMADEAMIPGRAYWLKLGTQMVSATVQEPKYTVNVNTMERMAAKTLDLNAIGVAELTSDKQLVFEPYAENRMLGGFILIDKMTNATVAAGMINFSLRRSQNVHWQAIDIDRKQHAALKNQKPAVLWFTGLSGSGKSTIANMVEKKLHRMNRHTFLLDGDNVRHGLNKDLGFTEADRIENIRRVGEVAKLMTDGGLIVITAFISPFQADREMVRSMLPEGEFIEVFIDTPLKVAEARDVKGLYKKARSGELKNFTGIDSPYEAPRNPEVRIDTTVLSPEDAATLIVDTLLGDA, encoded by the coding sequence ATGTCTGACATCGAAACCAAAGAAGCCGTCTACGTCACGGATGCCCTCATCGCCGAGGACATCGACGCCTATCTCGTCAGCCACGAGCACAAGACGATGCTGCGCTTTATCACCTGCGGCAGCGTCGATGACGGCAAGTCCACGCTGATCGGGAGGATGCTCTACGATTCGAAGATGATCTTCGAGGATCAGCTCGACGCGCTTTCCGCCGATTCCAAGAAGGTCGGCACGCAGGGCCAGGAGATCGACTTCGCGCTCCTCGTCGACGGCCTCGCCGCCGAGCGTGAGCAGGGCATCACCATTGACGTGGCGTACCGCTTTTTCAACACCGAGAAGCGCAAGTTCATCGTCGCTGACTGCCCCGGACACGAACAGTACACCCGCAACATGGTGACCGGCGCCTCCACCGCCGACCTTGCGGTGATCCTGATCGACGCGCGCAAGGGCGTGCTGGTGCAGACGCGCCGCCATTCGTACCTGTGCCACCTGATCGGCATCAGGAACATCGTTCTGGCGGTCAACAAGATGGACTTGGTCGACTACGACGAGGCTGTTTTCGACGCCATCGTCAAGGAATACACCGAGTTCGCCGCCTCGATCGGGATCGAGAGCTTCACCGCGATGCCGATCTCCGGCTTCAAGGGCGACAATATCACCACGCTCTCGGAAAATACCCCGTGGTACAAGGGCACGACGCTGGTCGAGCACCTGGAAACGGTGGAGGTTCTCTCCTCGGTCGATGCCGACAAGCCGTTCCGCCTGCCGGTCCAGTGGGTGAACCGTCCGAACCTCGACTTCCGCGGTTTCTCGGGCCTCGTCGCCACCGGCGCCGTCAAGGCAGGCGACAAGATCCGCGTCCTGCCCTCGGGCAAGACCAGCACGATCACCCGTGTCGTCACTTATGACGGCGATCTTGAGGAAGCGGTTGCCGGCCAGTCGGTCACCGTTTGCTTCGAGGATGAGATCGACTGCTCGCGCGGGTCCGTGATCTCGGTCGCCGACAATCCGCCGCAGACTGCCGACCAGTTCGAAGCGACGTTCGTGTGGATGGCTGACGAGGCGATGATCCCGGGCCGCGCCTATTGGCTCAAGCTGGGCACGCAGATGGTTTCGGCCACGGTGCAGGAGCCCAAGTACACCGTCAATGTGAACACCATGGAGCGCATGGCGGCCAAGACGCTCGACCTTAACGCCATCGGCGTGGCCGAGCTGACGAGCGACAAGCAACTGGTGTTCGAGCCTTACGCCGAAAACCGTATGCTCGGCGGGTTCATCCTGATCGACAAGATGACCAATGCCACCGTCGCGGCTGGCATGATCAACTTCTCGCTGCGCCGTTCGCAGAACGTTCACTGGCAAGCGATCGACATCGACCGCAAGCAGCATGCGGCGCTCAAGAACCAGAAGCCTGCCGTACTGTGGTTCACCGGGCTTTCGGGTTCGGGCAAGTCGACCATCGCCAACATGGTGGAAAAGAAGCTGCACCGGATGAACCGGCACACCTTCCTGCTCGACGGTGATAACGTGCGCCATGGCCTGAACAAGGACCTGGGCTTCACCGAGGCTGACCGCATCGAGAACATCCGCCGCGTGGGCGAAGTGGCCAAGCTGATGACCGATGGCGGCCTCATCGTCATCACCGCCTTCATCTCGCCGTTCCAGGCGGACCGTGAAATGGTGCGTTCGATGCTGCCCGAGGGTGAGTTCATCGAGGTGTTCATCGACACCCCGCTGAAGGTGGCCGAGGCACGCGACGTCAAGGGCCTCTACAAGAAGGCGCGCTCGGGTGAACTGAAGAACTTCACCGGGATCGACAGCCCTTATGAAGCGCCGCGCAATCCCGAAGTGCGTATCGACACCACTGTCCTGTCGCCGGAAGATGCGGCCACCCTTATCGTCGACACCCTGCTGGGAGACGCCTGA
- the cysD gene encoding sulfate adenylyltransferase subunit CysD, which yields MKTLTHLDRLEAEAIHIIREVAAEADKPVMLYSVGKDSAVMLHLARKAFYPSPPPFPLLHVDTTWKFKAMYELRDKMARDSGMDLLVYQNPEAVEKGINPFDHGALHTDMWKTEGLKQALDKYGFDAAFGGARRDEEKSRAKERIFSFRTSSHGWDPKNQRPELWNLYNARKAKGESIRVFPISNWTELDIWQYIHLNDIPIVPLYFADKRPTVEREGMLLMVDDDRFPLEPGEVPVMRSIRFRTLGCYPLTGAVESEAKTLPEVIQETLLTTTSERQGRAIDKDAGGAGMEVKKQQGYF from the coding sequence ATGAAGACACTTACCCACCTCGACAGGCTTGAGGCAGAAGCCATCCACATCATTCGGGAAGTCGCCGCCGAGGCGGACAAGCCGGTGATGCTCTATTCGGTCGGCAAGGACAGCGCGGTGATGCTGCACCTGGCCCGCAAGGCGTTCTATCCCTCGCCGCCGCCGTTTCCGCTGCTCCACGTCGACACGACCTGGAAGTTCAAGGCGATGTACGAGCTGCGCGACAAGATGGCGCGCGACAGCGGCATGGACCTGTTGGTTTATCAAAACCCCGAGGCGGTGGAGAAGGGCATCAACCCGTTCGACCACGGCGCGCTGCACACCGACATGTGGAAGACCGAAGGTTTGAAGCAGGCGCTCGACAAGTACGGCTTCGATGCAGCCTTCGGCGGCGCCCGGCGCGATGAGGAAAAGAGCCGCGCCAAGGAGCGCATCTTCTCGTTCCGCACTTCGTCGCACGGCTGGGATCCGAAGAACCAGCGCCCCGAATTGTGGAACCTCTACAATGCCCGCAAGGCGAAGGGCGAATCGATCCGCGTCTTCCCGATCTCGAACTGGACCGAGCTGGACATCTGGCAGTACATCCACCTCAACGACATTCCGATCGTGCCGCTCTATTTCGCGGACAAGCGCCCCACCGTGGAGCGCGAGGGGATGCTGCTGATGGTCGACGACGACCGCTTCCCGCTGGAACCCGGCGAAGTGCCGGTGATGCGCTCGATCCGCTTCCGGACGCTGGGCTGCTATCCGCTGACCGGCGCGGTCGAGAGCGAGGCGAAGACTTTGCCCGAAGTGATCCAGGAGACGCTCCTGACCACCACCTCTGAACGCCAGGGCCGCGCCATCGACAAGGATGCCGGCGGCGCCGGCATGGAAGTCAAGAAGCAGCAGGGCTATTTCTAA
- a CDS encoding helix-turn-helix transcriptional regulator: MALTSSDETDLLLPLVRGIADSAQFSEFLERLRRRSDAEYVSIIMKQGDGPHAHISDFHAGRDLRAAAREVDPFEMHALERLHYDQLRPGRVYSVGEFVDHDPVFRAERMDKMRRLGIADERVVRLPQIEDTSAWLIMARAQPCTGSDSALLSSLAPYVEAALRSYVTLEAHRIRASVSSQGMARSATAWMALDREARLLAIDPRLNTWLRANLGYTPRTGERLRDLGVHAERELSAAAILFASDDPPSPRAAVLHEHPRLEALLTATSDMPVPSMLALCRLPNARTAQSVERLARLFDLPPREAELAIALNEGQSIAEAAKAMGLTVETARNYSKRLYAKLGVRGQPELVRLVCDSVAVMA, translated from the coding sequence ATGGCGCTGACTTCCTCCGACGAGACTGATCTCCTGCTCCCGCTGGTACGCGGGATTGCCGACAGCGCGCAGTTTTCCGAGTTTCTGGAGCGGCTGCGTCGCCGCAGCGATGCCGAATACGTCTCCATAATCATGAAACAGGGTGATGGCCCTCACGCCCATATCAGCGACTTTCACGCCGGCCGCGACCTGCGCGCAGCCGCGCGTGAGGTCGATCCCTTCGAAATGCACGCGCTGGAACGCTTGCACTACGATCAACTGCGACCGGGGCGCGTCTATTCGGTTGGCGAATTCGTCGACCACGATCCGGTTTTCCGGGCCGAGCGCATGGACAAGATGCGGCGCCTCGGCATCGCCGACGAACGGGTGGTGCGCCTGCCGCAGATCGAAGACACCAGCGCCTGGCTCATCATGGCGCGCGCCCAGCCGTGCACCGGGTCCGACAGCGCCCTGCTCTCCTCGCTCGCACCCTATGTCGAGGCAGCGCTGCGCAGCTACGTCACGCTGGAGGCGCACCGAATTCGCGCAAGCGTCAGTTCGCAAGGCATGGCCCGCAGCGCCACCGCCTGGATGGCGCTGGACCGCGAGGCAAGATTGCTGGCGATCGACCCGCGCCTCAACACATGGCTGCGCGCGAACCTGGGCTACACGCCGCGAACCGGCGAGCGCCTGCGCGACCTCGGCGTCCATGCGGAGAGGGAACTGAGCGCGGCGGCGATACTGTTCGCCTCCGATGATCCGCCCTCCCCGCGCGCAGCGGTGCTGCACGAACATCCCCGGCTCGAAGCGCTGCTCACCGCCACCAGCGACATGCCGGTCCCTTCGATGCTGGCGCTATGCCGTCTGCCCAACGCGCGCACCGCGCAGAGCGTCGAACGCCTCGCCCGCCTGTTCGACCTGCCCCCTCGCGAGGCCGAACTGGCGATTGCATTGAACGAGGGCCAATCAATCGCCGAAGCGGCCAAGGCGATGGGCCTGACGGTGGAAACGGCGCGCAACTACTCCAAGCGGCTCTACGCGAAGCTGGGCGTGCGCGGGCAACCGGAGCTGGTCAGGCTGGTGTGCGACAGCGTGGCGGTGATGGCGTGA
- a CDS encoding acyl-CoA dehydrogenase family protein: MQLALSEDQTQVLDFIDSLTRPYASLPMHDASLVLESADLDAALVESGFLDVMAVEELGPVTAALVVEKLARLPFAIEAAASAMVRPLIDPALPRPLCLVEESRIGGPVRFLRPGASVVFVGPSGVRSFTADAAMIAAAQEDTLYAYPVAFLTCLPDSMTSHDVDAAEVLRAWRVAAAAEAAGLLGAALAATVAYVSDRKQFGRPLATFQGMRHRLAEDQVITNSVHWLALRAAGTGDRGDAALALLHAQEAAKRVCYDYHQFLGGMGMTLEHPLHLWTYRLKLLTAELGGRGEQGLAAVEALWG; the protein is encoded by the coding sequence ATGCAGCTTGCCCTCAGCGAGGACCAGACCCAGGTCCTCGATTTCATCGACAGCCTTACGCGGCCTTATGCCAGCCTGCCGATGCACGATGCATCGCTTGTGCTGGAAAGCGCGGACCTCGACGCCGCGCTGGTCGAGAGCGGGTTTCTGGATGTCATGGCGGTCGAGGAACTCGGCCCCGTCACCGCCGCGCTGGTGGTGGAGAAACTGGCGCGGCTGCCGTTTGCGATAGAGGCGGCGGCTTCGGCCATGGTGCGCCCGTTGATCGACCCCGCCTTGCCGCGCCCGCTATGCCTGGTCGAGGAAAGCCGGATCGGCGGCCCGGTCCGCTTCCTGCGGCCGGGCGCGAGTGTGGTTTTCGTCGGCCCCTCTGGCGTGCGCAGCTTTACGGCAGATGCCGCGATGATCGCGGCGGCGCAGGAGGATACGCTTTACGCCTATCCGGTGGCCTTCCTGACCTGTTTGCCGGATAGCATGACCTCGCACGATGTCGACGCCGCCGAAGTGCTGCGGGCATGGCGTGTAGCGGCCGCGGCGGAGGCGGCAGGGCTGCTGGGGGCGGCGTTGGCGGCGACCGTGGCTTACGTGTCGGACCGCAAGCAGTTCGGGCGCCCGCTGGCGACGTTTCAGGGCATGCGCCACCGGCTTGCCGAGGATCAGGTGATTACCAATAGCGTCCACTGGCTCGCCCTGCGCGCAGCCGGGACCGGGGACCGAGGGGACGCGGCTCTGGCACTGCTCCATGCGCAGGAGGCGGCGAAGCGGGTGTGTTATGACTACCACCAGTTCCTGGGCGGCATGGGCATGACGCTGGAGCATCCGCTCCACCTGTGGACCTATCGCCTCAAGCTGTTGACCGCCGAACTGGGCGGGCGCGGGGAACAGGGTCTGGCGGCGGTAGAGGCGCTTTGGGGTTAG